The following coding sequences are from one Armatimonadota bacterium window:
- the rplC gene encoding 50S ribosomal protein L3, with amino-acid sequence MVKRHGFHGAPASHGTKHALRQGGSIGSAWPQRVFKGTRMAGRMGYKNVTVGNLEVVHVDPDKHLLTLKGAVPGARGTLLEIREI; translated from the coding sequence GTGGTGAAGCGGCACGGTTTCCATGGTGCTCCGGCGTCGCACGGGACGAAACATGCGCTCCGGCAGGGCGGTTCCATCGGGTCTGCCTGGCCACAACGTGTTTTTAAGGGAACGCGCATGGCCGGTCGCATGGGTTATAAGAACGTGACCGTAGGGAATCTTGAGGTGGTACACGTTGATCCCGATAAACATCTTTTGACTCTGAAAGGTGCGGTACCGGGCGCACGCGGGACACTTTTGGAAATCCGTGAGATATGA